From the genome of Etheostoma spectabile isolate EspeVRDwgs_2016 chromosome 10, UIUC_Espe_1.0, whole genome shotgun sequence, one region includes:
- the rbm22 gene encoding pre-mRNA-splicing factor RBM22, translated as MATSLGSNTYNRQNWEDADFPILCQTCLGENPYIRMTKEKYGKECKICARPFTVFRWCPGTRMRFKKTEVCQTCSKMKNVCQTCLLDLEYGLPIQVRDTGLSVKDEVPKSDVNKEYYTQNMEREIANSDGTRPVGQLGKAPSSSDMLLKLARTTPYYKRNRPHICSFWVKGECKRGEECPYRHEKPTDPDDPLADQNIKDRYYGINDPVADKLLKRASTMPRLDPPDDKSITTLYIGGLGDTVTDGDLKSHFYQFGEIRTITIVQRQQCAFIQFATRQAAEMAAEKSFNKLIINGRRLTVKWGRSQAARGKEGIKDGISEMGTRLDPVPGLPGALPPPPALDEEAPANYFNLDPGTSPAVMNIALPPPPGINPPPPGFGPPMFHPMGHMAPPMPPPMSMRPPGQIHYPSQDPQRMGAHAAHGSRHGD; from the exons ATGGCGACATCCCTAGGATCCAACACCTACAATAGACAGAACTGGGAAGACGCG gATTTTCCAATTCTGTGTCAGACATGTTTAGGAGAAAACCCTTACATCCGTATG ACCAAGGAGAAGTATGGGAAAGAATGCAAG ATTTGTGCTCGACCATTTACTGTGTTCCGATGGTGTCCAGGGACACGAATGCGTTTCAAGAAGACGGAGGTCTGTCAGACCTGCAGTAAAATGAAGAATGTTTGTCAGACATGTCTGCTGGACCTGGAGTATG GTCTGCCTATCCAGGTCAGAGACACTGGGCTGTCAGTTAAAGACGAGGTTCCTAAGTCAGATGTGAACAAAGAGTACTACACACAAAACATGGAGAGAGAG ATAGCCAATTCTGATGGCACACGGCCGGTGGGGCAGCTAGGTAAAGCTCCCAGCTCCAGTGATATGTTGCTAAAACTTGCTCGGACCACTCCATACTACAAGAGGAACCGGCCACACATCTGCTCCTTCTGGGTGAAGGGCGAGTGTAAGAGAGGGGAGGAGTGTCCCTACAG GCATGAGAAGCCCACAGATCCTGATGACCCTCTGGCTGACCAGAACATAAAGGACCGTTACTATGGCATCAATGACCCAGTAGCTGACAAGCTGCTAAAGCGCGCCTCAACTATGCCCCGCCTGGACCCACCAGACGACAAGTCCATCACCACCCTCTACATAGGGGGTTTGGGAGATACTGTCACTGATGGAGATCTCAA GAGTCACTTTTACCAGTTTGGTGAGATTCGCACCATTACCATAGTCCAAAGGCAGCAGTGCGCCTTCATCCAGTTTGCCACTCGGCAGGCAGCTGAAATGGCTGCCGAGAAGTCCTTCAACAAACTCATCATTAATGGACGGAGGCTCACTGTCAAGTGGGGAAG GTCACAGGCAGCGAGAGGAAAGGAGGGCATCAAAGATGGCATCAGTGAGATGGGCACCAGACTTGACCCTGTCCCTGGACTGCCTGGAG CTCTTCCTCCACCACCAGCTTTAGATGAAGAAGCACCTGCAAACTACTTTAACCTGGACCCTGGCACCTCTCCTGCAGTCATGAACATTGCTCTGCCCCCACCTCCAGGCATCAACCCACCTCCCCCAG GTTTCGGCCCTCCAATGTTTCACCCCATGGGTCACATGGCTCCCCCTATGCCCCCTCCGATGAGCATGAGACCTCCTGGTCAAATCCACTACCCCTCCCAGGATCCTCAGCGCATGGGTGCCCACGCCGCACATGGCTCACGTCATGGTGATTAG
- the LOC116697367 gene encoding myozenin-2 isoform X1 — protein sequence MMMMMQSSLDDVTKQRMMQAKALCKEVRGGKCEWEGLNLGKKISVPKDVMMEELNLPSNRGSRMFQERQKRVEKFTLENVANGAYSTNDVYSEAVAPPQIIPEPQGGKENQAFSIPGKHSLVMNLQKTIAKKGSPDVLAPGYSSPLKEIPHEKFNTTIIPKSYTSPWSQALGDNTELLNTLNTQLPQLPQRLQPSNYRCFNRSALPFGGAMTSRRVIPAIGFESVESQNLPGIALERMCRRPNFNRAPRGWGCDFSPESNDL from the exons atgatgatgatgatgcagtCAAGCCTGGACGACGTGACAAAGCAGAGGATGATGCAGGCCAAGGCTCTGTGTAAGGAGGTCCGAGGAGGTAAGTGTGAATGGG AGGGTCTGAACCTTGGGAAGAAGATAAGCGTTCCAAAGGACGTGATGATGGAGGAGCTCAACCTTCCATCTAATCGAGGCTCTCGCATGTTtcaggagagacagaagagggTCGAGAAGTTCACACTGGAGAACGTTGCTAATGGTGCTTATAGCACCAACGAT GTGTATTCAGAGGCCGTTGCTCCCCCACAGATCATCCCAGAGCCACAGGGAGGAAAAGAGAACCAGGCTTTCTCCATCCCTGGTAAGCACAGCCTGGTCATGAACCTTCAGAAGACTATAGCAAAGAAGGGCAGTCCTGACGTCCTCGCTCCAG GATATTCTAGCCCTCTGAAGGAAATTCCTCATGAGAAGTTCAACACAACAATAATCCCCAAATCCTACACCTCTCCATGGAGCCAAGCTCTGGGAGACAACACCGAGCTCCTGAACACCCTCAATACCCAGCTGCCCCAGCTCCCACAAAGACTACAGCCTTCCAACTACCGGTGCTTCAACAG ATCTGCTCTGCCATTCGGGGGAGCTATGACCAGCAGGAGGGTGATCCCAGCGATCGGCTTTGAGTCAGTGGAATCGCAGAACCTGCCTGGCATCGCTCTGGAACGCATGTGTCGACGGCCCAACTTCAACAGAGCGCCCAGGGGATGGGGATGTGATTTTAGCCCTGAATCTAATGACCTATGA
- the LOC116697367 gene encoding myozenin-2 isoform X2 codes for MMMQSSLDDVTKQRMMQAKALCKEVRGGKCEWEGLNLGKKISVPKDVMMEELNLPSNRGSRMFQERQKRVEKFTLENVANGAYSTNDVYSEAVAPPQIIPEPQGGKENQAFSIPGKHSLVMNLQKTIAKKGSPDVLAPGYSSPLKEIPHEKFNTTIIPKSYTSPWSQALGDNTELLNTLNTQLPQLPQRLQPSNYRCFNRSALPFGGAMTSRRVIPAIGFESVESQNLPGIALERMCRRPNFNRAPRGWGCDFSPESNDL; via the exons atgatgatgcagtCAAGCCTGGACGACGTGACAAAGCAGAGGATGATGCAGGCCAAGGCTCTGTGTAAGGAGGTCCGAGGAGGTAAGTGTGAATGGG AGGGTCTGAACCTTGGGAAGAAGATAAGCGTTCCAAAGGACGTGATGATGGAGGAGCTCAACCTTCCATCTAATCGAGGCTCTCGCATGTTtcaggagagacagaagagggTCGAGAAGTTCACACTGGAGAACGTTGCTAATGGTGCTTATAGCACCAACGAT GTGTATTCAGAGGCCGTTGCTCCCCCACAGATCATCCCAGAGCCACAGGGAGGAAAAGAGAACCAGGCTTTCTCCATCCCTGGTAAGCACAGCCTGGTCATGAACCTTCAGAAGACTATAGCAAAGAAGGGCAGTCCTGACGTCCTCGCTCCAG GATATTCTAGCCCTCTGAAGGAAATTCCTCATGAGAAGTTCAACACAACAATAATCCCCAAATCCTACACCTCTCCATGGAGCCAAGCTCTGGGAGACAACACCGAGCTCCTGAACACCCTCAATACCCAGCTGCCCCAGCTCCCACAAAGACTACAGCCTTCCAACTACCGGTGCTTCAACAG ATCTGCTCTGCCATTCGGGGGAGCTATGACCAGCAGGAGGGTGATCCCAGCGATCGGCTTTGAGTCAGTGGAATCGCAGAACCTGCCTGGCATCGCTCTGGAACGCATGTGTCGACGGCCCAACTTCAACAGAGCGCCCAGGGGATGGGGATGTGATTTTAGCCCTGAATCTAATGACCTATGA
- the LOC116697367 gene encoding myozenin-2 isoform X4, which yields MMMMMQSSLDDVTKQRMMQAKALCKEVRGGKCEWEGLNLGKKISVPKDVMMEELNLPSNRGSRMFQERQKRVEKFTLENVANGAYSTNDVYSEAVAPPQIIPEPQGGKENQAFSIPGYSSPLKEIPHEKFNTTIIPKSYTSPWSQALGDNTELLNTLNTQLPQLPQRLQPSNYRCFNRSALPFGGAMTSRRVIPAIGFESVESQNLPGIALERMCRRPNFNRAPRGWGCDFSPESNDL from the exons atgatgatgatgatgcagtCAAGCCTGGACGACGTGACAAAGCAGAGGATGATGCAGGCCAAGGCTCTGTGTAAGGAGGTCCGAGGAGGTAAGTGTGAATGGG AGGGTCTGAACCTTGGGAAGAAGATAAGCGTTCCAAAGGACGTGATGATGGAGGAGCTCAACCTTCCATCTAATCGAGGCTCTCGCATGTTtcaggagagacagaagagggTCGAGAAGTTCACACTGGAGAACGTTGCTAATGGTGCTTATAGCACCAACGAT GTGTATTCAGAGGCCGTTGCTCCCCCACAGATCATCCCAGAGCCACAGGGAGGAAAAGAGAACCAGGCTTTCTCCATCCCTG GATATTCTAGCCCTCTGAAGGAAATTCCTCATGAGAAGTTCAACACAACAATAATCCCCAAATCCTACACCTCTCCATGGAGCCAAGCTCTGGGAGACAACACCGAGCTCCTGAACACCCTCAATACCCAGCTGCCCCAGCTCCCACAAAGACTACAGCCTTCCAACTACCGGTGCTTCAACAG ATCTGCTCTGCCATTCGGGGGAGCTATGACCAGCAGGAGGGTGATCCCAGCGATCGGCTTTGAGTCAGTGGAATCGCAGAACCTGCCTGGCATCGCTCTGGAACGCATGTGTCGACGGCCCAACTTCAACAGAGCGCCCAGGGGATGGGGATGTGATTTTAGCCCTGAATCTAATGACCTATGA
- the LOC116697367 gene encoding myozenin-2 isoform X5, with protein sequence MMEELNLPSNRGSRMFQERQKRVEKFTLENVANGAYSTNDVYSEAVAPPQIIPEPQGGKENQAFSIPGKHSLVMNLQKTIAKKGSPDVLAPGYSSPLKEIPHEKFNTTIIPKSYTSPWSQALGDNTELLNTLNTQLPQLPQRLQPSNYRCFNRSALPFGGAMTSRRVIPAIGFESVESQNLPGIALERMCRRPNFNRAPRGWGCDFSPESNDL encoded by the exons ATGATGGAGGAGCTCAACCTTCCATCTAATCGAGGCTCTCGCATGTTtcaggagagacagaagagggTCGAGAAGTTCACACTGGAGAACGTTGCTAATGGTGCTTATAGCACCAACGAT GTGTATTCAGAGGCCGTTGCTCCCCCACAGATCATCCCAGAGCCACAGGGAGGAAAAGAGAACCAGGCTTTCTCCATCCCTGGTAAGCACAGCCTGGTCATGAACCTTCAGAAGACTATAGCAAAGAAGGGCAGTCCTGACGTCCTCGCTCCAG GATATTCTAGCCCTCTGAAGGAAATTCCTCATGAGAAGTTCAACACAACAATAATCCCCAAATCCTACACCTCTCCATGGAGCCAAGCTCTGGGAGACAACACCGAGCTCCTGAACACCCTCAATACCCAGCTGCCCCAGCTCCCACAAAGACTACAGCCTTCCAACTACCGGTGCTTCAACAG ATCTGCTCTGCCATTCGGGGGAGCTATGACCAGCAGGAGGGTGATCCCAGCGATCGGCTTTGAGTCAGTGGAATCGCAGAACCTGCCTGGCATCGCTCTGGAACGCATGTGTCGACGGCCCAACTTCAACAGAGCGCCCAGGGGATGGGGATGTGATTTTAGCCCTGAATCTAATGACCTATGA
- the LOC116697367 gene encoding myozenin-2 isoform X3, with protein MMMMMQSSLDDVTKQRMMQAKALCKEVRGEGLNLGKKISVPKDVMMEELNLPSNRGSRMFQERQKRVEKFTLENVANGAYSTNDVYSEAVAPPQIIPEPQGGKENQAFSIPGKHSLVMNLQKTIAKKGSPDVLAPGYSSPLKEIPHEKFNTTIIPKSYTSPWSQALGDNTELLNTLNTQLPQLPQRLQPSNYRCFNRSALPFGGAMTSRRVIPAIGFESVESQNLPGIALERMCRRPNFNRAPRGWGCDFSPESNDL; from the exons atgatgatgatgatgcagtCAAGCCTGGACGACGTGACAAAGCAGAGGATGATGCAGGCCAAGGCTCTGTGTAAGGAGGTCCGAGGAG AGGGTCTGAACCTTGGGAAGAAGATAAGCGTTCCAAAGGACGTGATGATGGAGGAGCTCAACCTTCCATCTAATCGAGGCTCTCGCATGTTtcaggagagacagaagagggTCGAGAAGTTCACACTGGAGAACGTTGCTAATGGTGCTTATAGCACCAACGAT GTGTATTCAGAGGCCGTTGCTCCCCCACAGATCATCCCAGAGCCACAGGGAGGAAAAGAGAACCAGGCTTTCTCCATCCCTGGTAAGCACAGCCTGGTCATGAACCTTCAGAAGACTATAGCAAAGAAGGGCAGTCCTGACGTCCTCGCTCCAG GATATTCTAGCCCTCTGAAGGAAATTCCTCATGAGAAGTTCAACACAACAATAATCCCCAAATCCTACACCTCTCCATGGAGCCAAGCTCTGGGAGACAACACCGAGCTCCTGAACACCCTCAATACCCAGCTGCCCCAGCTCCCACAAAGACTACAGCCTTCCAACTACCGGTGCTTCAACAG ATCTGCTCTGCCATTCGGGGGAGCTATGACCAGCAGGAGGGTGATCCCAGCGATCGGCTTTGAGTCAGTGGAATCGCAGAACCTGCCTGGCATCGCTCTGGAACGCATGTGTCGACGGCCCAACTTCAACAGAGCGCCCAGGGGATGGGGATGTGATTTTAGCCCTGAATCTAATGACCTATGA